A stretch of Gasterosteus aculeatus chromosome 4, fGasAcu3.hap1.1, whole genome shotgun sequence DNA encodes these proteins:
- the adra2db gene encoding alpha-2Db adrenergic receptor, whose translation MDTTQLNVLVENVSNDANATDTSLGLPHTVATTVLIILVVTVIISVTIVGNVLVIVAVLTSRALRAPQNLFLVSLASADILVATLVIPFSLANEIMGYWYFGSTWCAFYLALDVLFCTSSIVHLCAISLDRYWSVTKAVSYNLKRTPKRIKSMIAIVWVISAVISFPPLLMTKHDERECLLNDETWYILSSCMVSFFVPGLIMILVYCKIYKVAKQRSSTVFVAKNGQERQPSQSETCFVGKDRFETESPSSQSSGSRHQRQGELDDIDLEESCCPSDTKLRNHCFTKRRKVEGSDCCPPQNCRLSWASSRALQLYPEQRNPAGRQQQLAAANKTKVSQMREKRFTFVLAVVMGVFVLCWFPFFFTYSLHAICRDSCYIPGALFNLFFWIGYCNSSVNPIIYTIFNRDFRKSFTKIICRTSERT comes from the coding sequence ATGGATACAACCCAGTTAAATGTATTGGTGGAAAACGTTTCCAACGATGCCAACGCCACGGACACATCGCTTGGCTTGCCGCACACCGTGGCAACCACTGTGCTCATCATCCTGGTGGTTACGGTGATCATCTCGGTGACCATTGTCGGCAACGTGTTGGTGATTGTAGCGGTGCTGACCAGCCGGGCTCTGCGTGCGCCCCAAAATCTTTTCCTGGTTTCTCTTGCATCAGCGGACATCCTAGTCGCCACACTGGTCATCCCATTCTCTCTCGCCAATGAGATCATGGGCTACTGGTACTTTGGAAGTACTTGGTGCGCCTTCTATCTGGCTCTGGACGTGTTGTTCTGCACCTCATCCATCGTGCACCTGTGCGCAATCAGCCTGGACCGCTACTGGTCAGTGACAAAGGCGGTCAGCTACAACCTGAAGCGGACACCTAAACGCATCAAGTCCATGATCGCCATAGTGTGGGTGATATCTGCGGtcatctcctttcctcctcttctcatgACCAAACATGATGAACGGGAGTGCCTGCTGAACGACGAGACCTGGtacatcctctcctcctgcatggTGTCCTTCTTCGTCCCGGGTCTCATCATGATTCTGGTGTACTGTAAGATCTATAAGGTGGCCAAGCAGCGCTCCTCCACCGTGTTTGTGGCCAAGAACGGCCAGGAGAGGCAGCCGTCTCAGTCCGAGACGTGCTTCGTGGGGAAGGACCGGTTTGAGACGGAGAGCCCCAGTAGCCAGAGCTCGGGGAGCCGCCACCAGAGGCAGGGGGAGCTGGATGACATTGACCTGGAGGAGAGCTGCTGTCCGTCGGATACCAAGCTGCGCAATCATTGCTTCACCAAACGGAGAAAGGTCGAAGGGTCAGACTGCTGCCCGCCTCAGAACTGCCGTCTCTCCTGGGCTTCATCGCGGGCGTTACAACTCTACCCGGAGCAGAGGAACCCAGCTGGGCGACAGCAACAACTGGCAGCGGCCAATAAGACCAAAGTGAGCCAGATGCGGGAGAAGCGTTTCACCTTCGTGTTGGCGGTAGTGATGGGAGTGTTTGTGCTTTGCTGGTTTCCCTTCTTCTTTACTTACAGCCTGCACGCTATTTGCAGAGACAGCTGCTACATACCTGGTGCACTTTTTAACCTTTTCTTTTGGATTGGCTACTGCAACAGTTCTGTAAACCCCATCATTTACACCATTTTTAACAGGGATTTCAGGAAATCCTTCACGAAAATCATTTGCAGAACTTCTGAACgcacataa
- the simc1 gene encoding uncharacterized protein simc1, whose product MDDVITLSSDSDEEDSDVEIVGSFSDVVPKAEPLPLTSVRVEVESLDVRTLYIDLTDPRWTLPELKPKRPYSSALRSVDSIKHDVASGTNWETKHFLLDDAQTKEIGTRVETPRKPDNNFKVSSSRDPAVFALQKDCGTLMSKKRPLDSQTQHQEQADKTHHHTAFVKLRRLPFHETEIAKLQTSKSCVYLKEDGARMSLHLQEMDNNSQAPEWVRDLRTTPASNGPHLDPSLDESLPKVFESLICQKKQENSDTSINTEFTRKMSPPRQTPGDSACSDKGDFVETPKEPSAREDERDVFCSSSSSQDEARNFLQNKDFCSKPEQRNFDKAGSKQSNASDPLRSNSPTAGYFDRDSPSHTNPISPHRNSQVEPTATSEDKLADRLSECQSEKFYPNEASNSSDSFHWSVPNEPLLSVSDEDRDNGSGAGTYRGNLGFDSPDLWQEGSDVEHVNGDGRSDMEFRVASRKDKQFVCPVTLRKIMSGSLQVLLDEEEKGFAAPEVLCRQSLSLVYSTIDENYPEGTLQLLSDLLQPGHYPPRDITCHLLRGILLDLHCPYHLCVQAFNLLMKTQRHHIADRMAVPWDWELLTSVMVDQKNSCEVVRMLLDYVVQTLEDDFLAKRSINALHDSIAKATLSCDEQFPRVREVIKWLFSAIMKSTVQKETREAARERDELIRMVSIFQRMLSLALEVDRSPALNSAKLSLELFHMLISDIPLRAHRTLLLESLQSKVLRCKLLEHLLDYACPLKTPLPMSLSLLLHFLKYCTLAPDPLDGTERWQRWEELLNLLWMLLLSYNKAMEGYLCNSVSEQRGSLGNSVYKPDDMISKPAIRDAVEAFLSRSKADLGQALPLHVEESLSYLQDHLLDVCQG is encoded by the exons ATGGACGACGTGATCACTCTCAGCTCCGACAGCGACGAGGAGGACTCCGACGTGGAAATCGTCGGCTCCTTCAGTGACGTCGTGCCCAAAGCGGAGCCGCTGCCCCTCACGTCCGTCCGGGTCGAAGTCGAGAGCCTCGACGTGCGAACG CTCTACATTGACCTCACAGATCCTCGATGGACTCTTCCAGAGCTGAAACCCAAGAGACCATATTCCTCTGCTTTGAGGTCGGTAGACTCGATTAAGCATGACGTAGCAAGTGGGACGAATTGGGAGACAAAGCATTTTCTGCTTGATGACGCTCAAACGAAAGAAATAGGTACACGAGTTGAAACTCCTAGAAAACCAGATAATAACTTCAAGGTGTCCTCATCAAGAGACCCAGCTGTTTTTGCCCTTCAGAAGGACTGTGGTACCTTAATGTCAAAGAAGAGACCGTTGGACTCTCAAACACAACACCAAGAGCAGGCCGATAAAACACATCATCACACAGCATTTGTAAAATTAAGACGATTGCCCTTCCATGAAACTGAAATTGCCAAACTGCAAACATCAAAgagttgtgtgtatttaaaggaAGACGGTGCGCGAATGTCCCTGCACCTCCAGGAAATGGACAATAACAGCCAAGCACCAGAATGGGTTCGTGATTTGAGGACAACTCCTGCATCAAATGGTCCTCACCTGGATCCCTCACTGGATGAGTCTCTTCCAAAGGTGTTTGAATCTCTCATCtgtcaaaaaaaacaggagaacaGTGATACATCTATAAACACAGAGTTTACTAGAAAAATGTCGCCGCCTCGACAGACCCCAGGTGACTCTGCCTGCTCAGACAAAGGGGACTTTGTTGAAACCCCAAAAGAGCCGAGCGCTCGTGAAGACGAGAGAGATGTCttttgctcctcttcctcatcccaaGATGAAGCCCGGaattttttacaaaacaaagaCTTCTGCTCCAAACCGGAACAACGGAACTTCGACAAAGCGGGATCTAAACAAAGCAATGCCTCCGATCCCTTACGCTCCAACTCTCCTACTGCAGGATATTTTGACCGAGACTCTCCGTCCCACACAAATCCCATATCTCCTCACCGTAATAGCCAAGTCGAGCCAACAGCCACCTCCGAGGATAAGCTAGCCGATCGTCTGTCTGAATGCCAGTCAGAGAAGTTCTATCCTAACGAGGCTTCGAACAGCTCTGACTCCTTCCACTGGAGCGTCCCTAATGAACCTCTTTTGTCCGTGTCCGACGAGGACAGGGATAACGGCTCTGGGGCCGGGACGTACAGAGGGAATCTGGGCTTTGACAGTCCAGATCTTTGGCAAGAGGGTAGTGACGTAGAGCATGTGAACGGCGACGGCAGATCGGATATGGAATTTAGGGTGGCCAGTCGAAAGGACAAGCAATTTGTGTGCCCAGTTACACTCAGGAAAATAATGTCCGGCTCGCTTCAGGTCCTG cttgatgaagaagaaaaaggtttcGCAGCTCCAGAGGTGCTCTGCCGCCAGAGCCTGAGCCTGGTGTACAGTACCATCGACGAGAACTACCCAGAGGGCACTTTGCAGCTGTTGTCTGACCTACTGCAGCCCGGTCACTATCCCCCCAGAGACATCACATGCCACCTGCTGCGTGGCATTCTGCTCGACCTGCACTGTCCCTACCACCTGTGCGTGCAGGCCTTTAATCTGCTGATGAAGACACAGAG ACACCACATAGCTGATAGAATGGCAGTTCCATGGGACTGGGAGTTGCTGACCTCAGTCATGGTTGATCAG AAAAATTCATGTGAGGTTGTGCGGATGCTCCTGGACTATGTTGTGCAGACTTTGGAGGACGACTTCCTGGCCAAACGCTCCATCAATGCACTCCACGACTCCATTGCCAAGGCGACATTGTCATGTGACGAGCAGTTCCCTCGTGTCAG GGAGGTTATCAAGTGGCTCTTTTCTGCCATTATGAAATCAACAGTGCAGAAAGAGACGAGAGAAGCAGCCAGAGAGAGGGATGAACTAATCAG AATGGTGTCCATCTTCCAGAGGATGCTGTCCTTGGCTCTTGAGGTGGACCGTTCTCCAGCTTTGAACTCTGCCAAGCTGTCCCTGGAGCTTTTTCATATGCTTATCAGTGATATTCCTCTGCGAGCacacag GACGTTGTTGCTGGAGAGCCTGCAGAGCAAGGTGCTGAGATGTAAGCTGTTGGAGCATCTGTTAGATTACGCATGCCCGCTGAAAACCCCTCTGCCCATGTCGCTCAGTCTTCTGCTCCACTTTCTGAAGTACTGCACTCTGGCACCAGACCCCTTG GATGGTACTGAACGGTGGCAGAGGTGGGAAGAGTTGCTTAATCTTCTCTGGATGTTGCTGCTCAGCTACAACAAAGCGATGGAAG GCTATCTGTGCAACTCGGTCTCTGAACAAAGAGGAAGTCTTGGCAACTCGGTTTACAAACCAGATGATATGATATCCAAGCCGGCCATTCGGGACGCTGTGGAGGCCTTCCTGTCCAGATCCAAGGCGGACCTCGGCCAAGCCTTACCTCTTCATGTGGAAGAGTCCCTCTCTTATCTACAGGATCACCTGCTAGATGTCTGTCAaggttga